Part of the Caldisericum sp. genome is shown below.
AAAATAGATGGGAAAAGTTGAGATGCTTAAGGAGATCGAAAACGACATAAGGCACTGCACGAAGTGCGACCTTCACAAAACAAAGACGCATTATGTTCCTGGTGTTGGTCCTGCTGATGCGCGAATAATGTTTGTGGGGGAAGGACCTGGGCGTGACGAAGATATACAGGGGCTTCCTTTTGTCGGGGCAGCAGGAAAACTCCTTACTCAACTTCTTTCAAGCATCGGAATCGATAGATCTGAAGTTTTTATTGGCAATATTGTTAAGTGCAGGCCTCCAAATAACAGAGTGCCAACACCAGAGGAGGTCGAGGCGTGTTTGCCATACCTCTATGCGCAGATTTCCGTTATAGAACCCGAGATTATCGTTACACTTGGCAATACTCCTCTTAATGCGCTTATCTCTCCAACACTCAAGGTGAGTTCAGCCCACGGAAGAGTATTTGAAAAGGATGGCTTGAGGTTTTTTGTTACATTTCACCCCGCAGCAGCACTTTACCACGGGGAATACAAGGATTTACTTGTTAAGGATTTTATGAAGTTGAAGGAAATATTAGACGAAACCAAAATTGTAGGAGGTTCTTAGATGAAGAAAAGGCTTTTAGTCTGGTTTATTATCTTTCTTATTGTCTTTGGGCTTGCGGTTTACATCGATTACACTGCAATAACCGCATCCTCAAAACCGCTTGAAACTCTAAGCAAATTTGAAAGTTACATCGTGCCACGTTTTGGGCTTGATATAAAAGGTGGCGTTAGGTTTGTCCTTGAAGCAGTCGACACACCTGAAGTTAAGGTTACGCCTGAAGCAATGCAAACTGCGATAAGCGTAATTCAAAAAAGGGTAAACGCACTTGGCATCTCTGAAGCAGTAGTTGTCCAGGAAAAGGGTGCAAACTGGAAAAGAATAGATGTAGAACTCCCAGGATGGAAAGACCCACAGAAAGCAAAAGAACTCATAGGGCAAACAGCACTCTTGCAGTTTAAAACTGAAGATGGAACAGTTGTCTTAACAGGAGCACACATAAAGAATGCAACACTTGAGTTCAGTAAAGACCCTGCAACTCTGGGACAGCCTGTTATTGCATTCCAGCTTGATGCCGAAGGAACAAAAATATTTGCAGATGTCACACAAAAGAATATTGGAAAGACAATTTCCATATACCTCGATAACAAATTGCTTATGGCTCCGACTGTAAAGAGTG
Proteins encoded:
- a CDS encoding uracil-DNA glycosylase; the encoded protein is MGKVEMLKEIENDIRHCTKCDLHKTKTHYVPGVGPADARIMFVGEGPGRDEDIQGLPFVGAAGKLLTQLLSSIGIDRSEVFIGNIVKCRPPNNRVPTPEEVEACLPYLYAQISVIEPEIIVTLGNTPLNALISPTLKVSSAHGRVFEKDGLRFFVTFHPAAALYHGEYKDLLVKDFMKLKEILDETKIVGGS